CAGCGGAATCAAGAAGCGCGTTCCGAGAGGAAACGTCGCACGAACCGTTTTTCGTGGCGGATGGTGACTAGCAAGATCACGCAGATGGGCACGGTTGCCTGGGCACTGTTGTTTGTGGGGCTGATTGCGGTCGGGCTTATCCCGTTTATCGTGCCCTTGGTGCTGATCACGCTGCTGGGCCTGAGCGTGGGGTGGTTTGTGCAGGATCTAATTCGTGAAGGGAAGCTGTGGCGGAAGACGAAGCACACGGTGCGATCGCTCGGCTTTGGCCTCCGGCACATGATGGCCTTTCTGACGATTTTGGGAGTGACGGCCGGCGTGGTCAGGGCTCGCTACCCGCAAGCATCGATAACCGAACTCGCGCTGACGATGATGTTCTTTACGGTGATCGTGTCGCTGTTGGTCGGGGTCGCGTACCTGGGTGTCGACACGCTCCTGTTCGGCCGAGGCTCGGGAAGAAGAGCGAACCGGTTGCGTGAGATTGAGAAGCGGCGGGAAGATGAGGATTTTTCGTAGGGTCTCATGTCATTGTCGGTCGTGGAGCGAGTCCATGGTTCTATGGTTTGTCCCTCACCCTGGCCTTCTCTCCGGCGGGGTGAGAGGACGGGAGAGAGTCTACATATTCGTCAAATCATCTACCGCGTGGTTGCCTACCAGTCGATCGAGCGCCGACGCCAGCTTTGGTGCCAGGGACGCATCCTGGGCGTAGATCCGGCAGATGACGCGGCTGACTGGGAGCGAGCGGAAGATCTTGTCGGTGGTGAGCTCTTTGATCTTCTTTTGAGCTCCGTCGTACATGAAGTTCTGGTGGTCGCTGGGGCCGCGGGTGTTGGGGCGGAAGACGGTTCGGTTCAGGGCGATCTTCAGCGGGATCTCTTTCAGTTCGGCCGGTAGCACTTCGCGCAGTGCTGTCAGGGCAAAGTTTTCGCTGCGGAAGATGGTCATCTCCTGACTTTCCCCTTCGTCGAAGCGGAGGGAGCGTTCGCAGATGAATCGCCAGGGGATGTTGCGGCTGAGCAGGTCTTTCCATTTGCGGCCGACCTCGGCCTGGTGAGGGTCTGCGGATTGATGCCAGCGGGCCGCATCGACTAGCAGGCTGAACTCGGTGAAGCCTTGGTAGGCGGCGAGGTTCTCGATGGGGTTGCCAGGGAACATCCAGGGGCGGCTTTCGGCGAACAGGTCTTCGAGCGTCTTATCGATCGCCATCACTTCGCGGTGGAAGTAAACGGTTTGGAAAAGCTCTGCCCGGACGTTCATGAAGCGGATCAGCGCTGCCATGCCGCGTTCGTGGATGGTGAGACCTTTTTCCGTGAAAAAGCTGTAACGGATCAGCCGTTCCAAGTCGTACGACTGCTGGCTGTAGCCGGTCATGTAGGCATCGCGGAGGACGAAGTCCATGTTGTCGATCGTGTAAATGCCGCTGAGCAGGCTACGGAGAAAACTGAGCCACTGCGGGCGATCGGCTTCGTCCCCCTGCTTGGGACGCTGAATCATCCAGGAAATGTGTTCGGGATTGATGTGTTCGTGGTCTTCCATCTGCGAGTAGGGATTCCGCCGCAGTTGGGAAAGGAGGTCCCCCAGTTCGTGCTGGATGATATGGGCCCCGAGCGATTCGTGCGTCAGGCCGAAGTGCTGGAGGAAGTGGCTGTCGAAGAAGTGGCCGAACGGCCCGTGGCCGACGTCGTGCAATAGGCCTGCCATTCGCAGGAGAGATTCGACGTGGCCGCGAGAAGGGGTGTCGGGGCAGACTTCCTTCAGGCTGGGATACAGTTGATTGATCAGCCGGCTGGCCAGGTGCATCACCCCGAGGATGTGCTGAAAGCGGGTATGCTCGGCGGTGGGATAGACCCACCAGGCCGTTTGTAGCTGGTGAATCTGCCGCATCCGCTGGAGCCAGGGATGATCGATGATGGTGCGTTCGGTGACCTCGCCCGGGGAAGTTCCTTCCGAAACGAAGGGAACATATCCGTGAATGGGATCGTAGCAGAGGGACTCGGCGGCAAATTTATCGAGATTCACCCTTACTCCTTTGGGGTTAATTGGTCAGGCGGCGGCTAGCAGAGCTTGCACCAGATTCGCTAGTTTCGCAGAATCAGGGAGATTCGTTAATTGGATTAATCGCTACATCTTATAGATGACGGTTACCGTTTTAGCATCAGATGCGTGGAACCGAGGTAGTTCCAAGACGGAATTTTAAACGCATTTGCCGATAGAAATAGCACCTCGGATTTTCCCGAATGTACGACAGGCAGCCCTTTGGGGAAATCCGTTTCACTCAGGCGGAGGAGTTTTGATTGTGATGCAGGCATATCGCTGGGCGCGGCTCGCCCTACTTTGCGTAGGTATTTTCTCATTTGCTCAGCCACAAGTACAAGCTGCCCCTGCGGCGGCGACGGTACTTCCTCAAACCATTAAAAGCTACGTTTCGATCCCTGATTACGATCAGGCCTCCGCGCATTTCGACGAAACGCAGATCGGTAAAATGATGGCCGACCCGGTCATGAAGCCGTTTACGGACGATCTGAAAGAGCAAATCAAGCAAAAGCTGATCGCCGGCGGCGTGAAACTGGGCATCAACCTGGATGACCTGAAAGACGTTTACGCCGGGGAAATCTGCTTTGCCAACGACCAGCCCAACGGCGAGAAGTCGGACGGCGTGGTGCTGACGGTCGATGTGACCGCCAAGAAGGCCCAGGTCGATGCTTTGCTGGCCAAGATCACCCAGCACCAGAAGGCCAACGGTGCCAAAGAGTCGAAAGTGACCATCGCTGGGGTGGCTGCCACTAAGTTCGATCTTCCGCCTAGTGCCGAAAAGCCTGGTCCGAACGAAGCCTACTATGCCGTTTCGCAAGACCTGCTGGTCGCGACCGACTCTGAAGCGACCCTGAAGTACATCCTGGAATCGATCGCTGCTGCCAAGCAAGATAACCTGGCTTCGCTGGAAGCGTTCAAGGCTGTCCTGGCCCGGGCTGCTGAAGGCCGCGGACCCGAAACCTACGACTTCGAATGGTTCGTCGAGCCGTTTGGCTATGCCGAAGTGATCCGCTCGCAGCAAGGTGGCCGTAAGAAACGCGGTACCGACATGCTGCACCTGCTGCGGAATCAAGGTTTTGACGCCGTGAAGGGGCTGGGTGGTTACGTGAACTTCGTGGTCGCCAACGATGGCGACCAGATGGAAATGGTGCACAGTTCGTTCGTGTACGCTCCGCAAGATCCTAAGGCCGAGGCCGGCGAACGCTTCCGCCTGGGGGCTCGCGTGTTGAACTTCCCGAACGATCAGAACTTCCAGCCGCACAACTGGGTTCCGAATGAAATCGCCACGTTCATGGACTTCCGCTGGAACGTGCAAGACGCGTTCAAGTTCAGCGAAACGATCGTCAACGAATACGCCGACGACGAGATCTTTGACGAGCTGATCGAAAGCTTGGAAAAAGACCCAGCCGGCCCGAAGGTGGACGTCGTCAACCAGATCGTCAAACACCTGGACGACAAGGTTTGCATGTTGGTCGACGTGAAGACGCCGATCACGCCGCAGTCGGAACAGCGTCTGGTGGCCGTGCATCTGCTGAACTCCGCCCCGGTGAAAGCGGCCATCACGCAGATCATGCAGCAAGACCCCAACGCCGAAAAGCATGCGGTGGGTGACGAAGAGATCTGGGAAATCCACGAAGAGGAAGAAGAAATCCCGACGCTGGTCATCAGTGGTCCTGGCTTCCCGGATGCGTTTGCTGCCAACAATCAGTTTACCCAGGGTGACGCCAATAAGCCGAAGATTCCCAACGCTGCCGTTTCGGTGGTGGGTGACTGGGTTTTCTTTGCCAACAACAAAGAGCTGATCAAGAAGGTCATCCTGACCAAGCAGGCCGGTGCTGGTGCCAACTTGTTGGAACAGGCCGCCGACTATCAACGCATGAGCAAAGCCCTGCAGGTTCTGGGTAGCGGTGTCGATAGCTTCCGTCACTTTGGACGCACCGATCAGGCTGCCCGCGTCACGTACGAACTGATGCAGCAAGGCAAGATGCCGGAATCGGAATCGGCCTTGGGCAAGATCATCAACGAACTGTGGAGCATGGGTCAGGAAGACGAACAGGCCAAACGCCAGCAGCAGATCGACGCCAGCAAGTTGCCCCCCTTCGCCCAGGTTGAAGGTTACCTTGGCCCAACGGGTGCCTATGGCCGCACCGAAGACAACGGCTGGTACGTCAGTGGTGCGATGCTGAAGAAATAGTTCGCTGCTTTTGATAGCGACTAAGAATAGAAAAGAGCCTCGGCCACTGGCCGGGGCTTTTTTTATGCGCGGAAAATGTTTCGTCGTGCTGCCGGACTCGTTACGATTTGGTCTTTGCCGGTAACAAATCCCGAACAGTCCTCAGGCATATCAATGGCAAACGAAGACCGCTCTGGCAGAGCTCAGCAAATTGAGCAGCTTGAAAAGCATCTTGGTGTTTCGCTGTCAGAGGTGTTGGCTGGTCTCTATCGCAATGCCGCCCACGAAGCCGAGGCGAGTGGGATTCGCCTGATGCGTGTTGAGGAGGTCATCGACGAGGTTGATGCGTTTGCAGCGGTGATGCCTCTTTTGGGCGGCGTTCCTTTCTTCACCGACGACAACGGTAGCTACCTGTTCGTACATCTGACCGGCCCGCTGGAAGGACGCGTGTCGGTGTTGATGGAAGGGTATCCGTACTGCGTCGCGTTTCGTTCGGTGCCGTCGCTGCGCGAGCAGCTTGACGCGGTCGCTGACGACGACTGGGAAGAGAGCCTGTGTGGCGACTACTTCACCGGTGGTTTGAAGTTTGAACCGCGGCAGGCAACATCTCAGGAGATCGCCGCCGATCGTCAGGCCCGCCAGCAGCTACGCGAGTTATTGCAGAGGGAACGGGAGGTCGATTCGTATGACCAAGGGCACGATGATGTCTACACGGCCAATATCATCGCGCTGACTCCGTGGGAAGATGCCCAGTCGGTTCGAGAGTTCCTGTCGGGCGAGCACTCGAACCCGTTTGCCATCGAGTGGGCAGGCTACGCTGGCGAACGTTTGCTCGACGAACTTGCTGGGATCGCTGGAACCTACCAGTGTGGGCTCGCCTATCTTTCGCTGGCCCAGATTGGTACGGCCAAAGCCAAGCAGGTACTTTTCGACCAGGTCGAGCGATGCCCCAAGGGACACGAAACGAGTCTCGCCCAGGCACTGCACTCGATCGGCGTACCAACACGACATGAGATCGCGGATAAGCAGAAGCATACGTACCTGGTTCAGCCGTCGCCGGAAGAGGATTGGCAGATCGTGGGAACTTCCCACATCGTCAAACGGAAAGTCGCTGAGCCGATTGTGATCTGGAATGCCAAGAACCAGCACAACGTGAGTGTCTCGTTAGCCCTCACGCCGCTGGCGATCGAGCAGTTGAAGCGGCAAGTCGAAAGCAGCCCAGAGCCGGAGAAGGCGTGGGTGCGGTGGCAATTCATTTCACGACTCAGTTCGCAGTATGGCCAGAAGGTTGGCTTCAAGGTGACCAAGCTGATCTCGCCGAAGATGAAGCGACACGAGGCCCCGTACTTTCGCCTGGTCATCGATCCGGAGACGCTCGAAGAGCTCGACCAAGTCGGGCGGTATGGTTTGGGGAGCTCGGAGTGCACGCGGTTTGTGTTCGACTACGTGGAAGGTGCCGACGGTGTGCCTGGGTTTGTTTGGCTGCGTGATTAACCTGCGTGCCGATAAAGGGATCACGGATCAAAAAGCATTCCCCGTTTGAGCGGGGCTTCTTCGTCCGGGTGGTCTGGACGAGAGTGATGTTTCAGCAAGTAGCTACGTAGTGCTGGCGAGACCACCACCGCGACCGTGTACTGACGGGGGTGTCTGCCGGTGGTGGTCACCAGTAGTTCGATTCCATCGCTGTTCTTCTCGCTGGGTTGTACCGTCACCAAATCCCACGGCGTAAGTTTCATGGGGGTCATGGCGATGCCATGTTCGAAGAATTCCACGCCCCCCACGTGCCGCCTCCAGGAGATATGCAGCAGAAAGGGGACCGAGATGAACGCGGCGACGAAATTGTTGTAGACCAGCCGCACGGGAAAGACCTGGATGGTCTCGCTGGTTTCTCGTAGCGACATGGCTGCGATCGCCAGGCATGCCACGGACATCCCCCCGATCATCAGCGTGTTGATGAAGTATTGCAGGGCTGGCGAGCGGGTAACGCTTTGCCCGAGACGCGCCCCTGATCCTTCCAGCCCCTTTCTTCTGCGATAGCTGCCATAAAAGTAACCGCCAGTCATCACGGCCAGTTGGCATCCGACGAGAAACTGCACGACGGTTGCATTCTCCGACTCTAACGCGCGGATCGCCGGGGCGAAGATCGCGGCGAGAATTCCCAATGCGGTCATCAGCCCCAGCAAGTGAATCAAATGGAACTGGGTCGTCGTAACGTTGAGCACTTCCAGGTCGGGCTCATTGAGTGGATCCGTGCTCATACAGCCTCTTTTTCTGGGGAGAGGTCGCCGTGATGCTTTAAAAGATACTGCTTGAGGGGATCGGAGACGAAGATGGTCATCATCATGGCACCTCCATATTTTGCGGCAGGTTTAATGTGGAGGTTCACGCCGTGTTCGTACAGTTTGCTCGGACGCACGACGATGCGTTCCCAGGGGGTGAACTGCATCGTGGCGTCAGCCATGCCGTTCTCGAAGAACTCGATCGCTCCGTAGTCGCGGTCCCACCGCAGCTGCATGATCGCGTTGGTGGCAAAGTGCCCCATTTGAAATTGAACGATTAACATGGACCAAGGGAAGTGGTCATCCGGCATCCAGCAGATCACTAAAATGACAAGGGCCAACTGAAGGAACGCAAAAACGAGCAAGCCACACACGGTCGCCAGTCTGCCGAATGCTCGTGACTTGGCCATACCAAAGTTGCTTTGTCCGACACGTCGACCGGAAACCGAAAGGAGTTTGTTGCGTCGGTACGAAGCAAGATAATACGATCCCCCAACGACAAACAATTCGATCACCAGAATCAATGCGATATAGGTGACTTGACGCCCCGACAGGATGCGAAACAGGGGAGCCAGCAGCGCAAACGCGAACGCCAGCACGGTCATCAGCCCCATCAAATGAATGAGACCAAACTGCTGCGGGCGTTCGTCGAGAAGTTCTAGTTCAAGCTCCAGTTCGGGTTCGCTGGCGGGATCGGTGCTCATGCTCGCTCCCCGTTGGCCTGGGTGCTGCGATCCGCTTCGCCGTATTGATTCAGCAAGTATCGTTTCATGGAATCTGAGACAGGAATGGTTTTCAGCGTGGGGCCAACATGCTTGGTGGCGGATTGAATATGCAGGTTGACGCGATCGGGGTATAAACGGCACGGTCGGACGGAAATTCGCTCCCACGGCGTGAACTGGAACGATCCAAGGATGATGCCGTTCTCGAAGAACTCGGCGTTTTCGTCGTGGATACTCCATCGCTGCCGTATCAACTGGTTGGCAACGTAGAGTGCGATCTGAATTTGGCACACGATTACCAGCCAGTATACGTCGTTTCCCCCTAGTGAGTACGCTACGATGCCGATCCCGATTTGAGCGAGCAGGACCTCGACACCGATGACGATCATCTTGCCGATGCTTGTTGGCTTGGCCTGGGGATCGTCGTCGCCGCTGAGGGAGATTTGTCTTCCCGCGAGCGCAAGCACACCTTGGCGGCGCGTGGTGCCAATAAACCAGTCGCCGATGACCGCGCATAGCTCGATCAAAAGAACGATCAGTATGATCGCGGTCAGGTAGGCAGGTAGCGTTCGAAAGATGGGAACCAGCAAGGCCGTGGCCAACGCCAACGCGGTCATCAGCCCCATCAAATGCATGAGGCCAAACTGCGGTGGGCGCTGGTCGAGAAGTTCGAGTTCCAGTTCTGTTTCGTCGGCCATGAAAGTCTAGGAGAGAGGTGCATCAAGGGATGCGACTAGACTAACCGGTCGGGGGGCTGAAGTACACCGATTCGGTGTTATTCCTGTGCGGACTTGGGTTGATGCTTTTTCAGGAATGCGAACACAGCCTTGGTGGGCTCGTCGCCGGGGACGCCCAGTTCACTGTTGATGCTTCCGTGATCCTTTCCTTTGGCCGCGAAGGTCTCGGCCTGGCCGCCGGCGCTGGTGACTGCTTTGGCGAATGCGTTGCTCATGAGCGTGGCGTCGGGACGCGCAGCGACATGCAGTAGAAGGAAGGGCGGGTACTTGGTGTTCTTGTTGATGTGCGTGAGGGGGGAGTACTTCTTCTGACTTTCGGCCGTTTCGCCAAAGGCGTTGGTGTATAGTTCGGTTCGATTGCTATTCGCGCGATCGAGGAACGAGACCAGCTTCGCGGTGTCGTAGGTGGCGGTGTCGACAGGGAAGCAGCCGGCGATGTTCGTAAGAGCAAGTCCTTGCGCCTTCAAATAAGACTCGTCCGAGCAGACCAGCGCCGAAAGGTGGGCCCCAGCGGAGTGTCCGCCGACGAAGATCGTATCTTGTGAGCCGCCATACTCGGCGATGTGGTCGTGGACCCACTTGATCGCGGTCGCGACGTCGGTGGCCAGGTCGTGCATGGTGTGGTCGGGGACGAAGCGGTAGTTGATCGAGACGAAGACGTACCCTTGGTCGTTGAATGCCTGGGGTTTCTTTTGAACGAGCAGCTTGTCGCCTCTTCGCCAGCCGCCGCCATGCATCCAGACGATGACCGGCAAGTCTTTGGCATCTTGGGGGGCATAGATATCAAGTTGTTGACGCCGGCTGTCGCTGCCGGCGTAGGAAATGTTTCGCGTGACCTTGCTATCGGCGGCCCAGGCCGTGCTGGCCAATAGCAGCAAAACTAAGACAGATTTTCCCATGACTTCGTTTCCCGGTCAGACGCGTGGTGGTTATGTCGACACTTGGCCTTTTTTTAAGGCCAGGGTAGATGAAAGCGGCCAGCTTTTGCGGTTATGCTCAAGGCCTATCGGAGGATTCGACTCCCCAGAAGCGCGAAAGCTTGGCGTTTAGGCATACTGCGCTATAATTCCGGGAGTTTCCAGAAAATCAGCAATCCACAGGGAATATTGGATAGTGACTAGCTCGAACGACGCGACTGACAACCTTGCTCGCCCGGTGAACCTGAAAGAACTGAAAGAGAGCGGTTGGCGGTCGCGCTCTGTGAAAGAAGAGATTCAAGAAAACTTCATGCGCATGCTGGCCACCGGAGAAGAAACGTTCCCCGGGATGGTGGGCTACGAAGATACCGTCTTGCCAGAGATTCATCTGGCCCTGATCGCCGGGCACGACATGCTGTTCATGGGTGAGAAAGGGCAGGGGAAGAGCCGCATGATGCGGATGATGGTGCGTTTTCTGGATGATGCGGTGCCGTACCTGAACATTCCTGGCTGCCCTGTGCATGAAGATCCTTATCACCCGATCACCTCGGTAGCGAAAAACTTTGTCGCCAATCACGGGGACGAAGAGATCCCGATTGCCTGGTGGCCGCGGCAGGAACGCTACGCCGAGCGTCTAGCACCAGGGACCAAGTTTGCCGACGTAATCGGCGAGATCGACCCGGCCAAGCTGGCCGGCGGCGTGAGCATGAGCACCGAAGAAGCATTGCACTTTGGTCTTATCCCGCGGATGCACCGGGGAATCTTCGCGATGAACGAACTGCCAGAGCTCGACGAACTGGTGCAGGTTGGTTTGTTCAACATGTTGGAAGAACGGGACGTGCAGATCCGCGGCTATCCGGTGAACTTCGATATCGACCTGGTGCTGCTCTTCTCGGCGAACCCTTCCACGTTCAATCGCAGCGGCAAGGTCATCCCGCAGCTTAAGGACCGCATCGGTTCGGTTATTCATACGCACTACCCACGGCAGCGCGATCTGGGGATTCAGATTATCGAGCAGGAAGCGGACGTTCGTCTGGATGGTGATTATCCGGTAGTGATGCCATACTTCATGAAGGAAGTGCTGGAGCAGATCACCGAGGCTGCCCGGCGAAGCAAGTTTGTCGATCAGCAGTCTGGCGTCAGTGCCCGGTTCAGTATCGCCAACTACAGCACCGTGGTCGCCTCGGCCCGGCATCGGGGAATCTTGCTCAACGAGAAGCCGGCGGTCGTTCGCTTGAGCGACTTCGGGCACATCTATACGTCGAGCCTGGGGAAGTTGGAACTCGACATGATGGGCAGCCATCAAATGTCCGAGCGTCAGGTGCTCGACGCGCTGATCGCCGAAGCGGTCGGGACGGTGTTCCAGGAATACATCCAAGAGCACGGCCTCGAACAGATCGCCGAGATTTTCCAGAAGGGGATCAAGATCGAGGTGGGGGACTTACTGCCGTCGGAACATTACAGCGAGCGGCTGAAGCGGGTACCGCCGGTATGGGATCGCGCGTTTGAAGTGAACGCATCCGAGAACCCCGCCATGCGGGCCTCGTGCGTCGAGTTCGTTCTGGCGGGTTTGTACGCGCTAGACCGCATCAGCCGAGCCCAACACCACGGCAAGATCACGTACGAGTTTGAGTAAGCAACGAGGAAATCTTCGGAGCCTCTTACCAGGGCTTAAGAACTGATGACAAAGCGAAAGCATCAACCCGGCGGGATCATTCATACCTACCAGAAGTATGATCCGGCGAAGTTTCCCAGCCCCAAGACCCCTCCGCCCGATCTTGTTTCGCCGGCGATGGAGCACTGGCTGATGTATGGCGATCGGATGGAGCTGACGCCAGAGCAGTTGGCCAACGCGGTGAAGATCGATCCGAGCCAGATCGCTGGCCTCGGTCCGAGTATCGATGCGCTGATCAAGATGCTCGAGGAACGCAAACGGAAGATTCTCGAAACGTACGAAACCACCGCCGCGGAGAAAGCCGCCAAGAAGGCTTACCGCGACCACGGCGAAGCGATGCAGCCTCCCAAGCGGCAGCGAGAGCGGTTTCAGTTGGGCTTTGAACAGGAACAACTGTACGACCTGGAACGGGTCTGGTACGGTCTGGACGACGAGCGTTCGCCCTTTGCCCGCGAGTTGGTTCAACTGATCGAGCACCTCAGCCGCAAGTACGAAGTCGATCAATTGGTGGCCAAGTACACCTTCGCCGGTCGGCAGGTGATGACTGTCGACGAGGCGATTGAGTTGAAGGAAGAGTTGGAGAAGATCGACGAGCTACTGGAGCAACTAAAGCAGGCCCGCGAGAACGCCCAGATCGGCATCATCGACATGGAGCAGCTTTCCGAATATGCCGACCCGGGCGAGATGGAACAGTTGATGAAACTTC
The sequence above is drawn from the Blastopirellula marina genome and encodes:
- a CDS encoding HD domain-containing protein; the encoded protein is MNLDKFAAESLCYDPIHGYVPFVSEGTSPGEVTERTIIDHPWLQRMRQIHQLQTAWWVYPTAEHTRFQHILGVMHLASRLINQLYPSLKEVCPDTPSRGHVESLLRMAGLLHDVGHGPFGHFFDSHFLQHFGLTHESLGAHIIQHELGDLLSQLRRNPYSQMEDHEHINPEHISWMIQRPKQGDEADRPQWLSFLRSLLSGIYTIDNMDFVLRDAYMTGYSQQSYDLERLIRYSFFTEKGLTIHERGMAALIRFMNVRAELFQTVYFHREVMAIDKTLEDLFAESRPWMFPGNPIENLAAYQGFTEFSLLVDAARWHQSADPHQAEVGRKWKDLLSRNIPWRFICERSLRFDEGESQEMTIFRSENFALTALREVLPAELKEIPLKIALNRTVFRPNTRGPSDHQNFMYDGAQKKIKELTTDKIFRSLPVSRVICRIYAQDASLAPKLASALDRLVGNHAVDDLTNM
- a CDS encoding alpha/beta hydrolase gives rise to the protein MGKSVLVLLLLASTAWAADSKVTRNISYAGSDSRRQQLDIYAPQDAKDLPVIVWMHGGGWRRGDKLLVQKKPQAFNDQGYVFVSINYRFVPDHTMHDLATDVATAIKWVHDHIAEYGGSQDTIFVGGHSAGAHLSALVCSDESYLKAQGLALTNIAGCFPVDTATYDTAKLVSFLDRANSNRTELYTNAFGETAESQKKYSPLTHINKNTKYPPFLLLHVAARPDATLMSNAFAKAVTSAGGQAETFAAKGKDHGSINSELGVPGDEPTKAVFAFLKKHQPKSAQE
- a CDS encoding magnesium chelatase; its protein translation is MTSSNDATDNLARPVNLKELKESGWRSRSVKEEIQENFMRMLATGEETFPGMVGYEDTVLPEIHLALIAGHDMLFMGEKGQGKSRMMRMMVRFLDDAVPYLNIPGCPVHEDPYHPITSVAKNFVANHGDEEIPIAWWPRQERYAERLAPGTKFADVIGEIDPAKLAGGVSMSTEEALHFGLIPRMHRGIFAMNELPELDELVQVGLFNMLEERDVQIRGYPVNFDIDLVLLFSANPSTFNRSGKVIPQLKDRIGSVIHTHYPRQRDLGIQIIEQEADVRLDGDYPVVMPYFMKEVLEQITEAARRSKFVDQQSGVSARFSIANYSTVVASARHRGILLNEKPAVVRLSDFGHIYTSSLGKLELDMMGSHQMSERQVLDALIAEAVGTVFQEYIQEHGLEQIAEIFQKGIKIEVGDLLPSEHYSERLKRVPPVWDRAFEVNASENPAMRASCVEFVLAGLYALDRISRAQHHGKITYEFE